One genomic window of Caballeronia sp. SBC1 includes the following:
- a CDS encoding muconate/chloromuconate family cycloisomerase, which produces MAIAVRIESVETLLIDVPTIRPHRLSVATMNCQTLVLVRIRCSDGVSGVGEGTTIGGLAYGEESPESIKVNIDTYFAPLLKGLDATRPGAAMAKLRKLFQGNRFAKCAVETALFDAQAQRIGVPLSELCGGRVTDSVEVAWTLASGDTRRDIDEAEQMLDLRRHRVFKLKIGSGAVADDVAHVVAIKKALGERGEVRVDVNQAWGESDAIWALPRFADAGVSLVEQPIAATNHAGLKRLTDLARVPIMADEALHGPSDAFALASNHSADVFAVKIAQSGGLLGAASVASIALAAHVDLYGGTMLEGAIGTIASAQLFSTFSSLKWGTELFGPLLLTEEILIEPLRYEEFSLHLPQGPGLGVTLDWERIERLRR; this is translated from the coding sequence ATGGCAATAGCGGTGCGAATAGAAAGCGTGGAAACGCTGCTGATAGATGTTCCAACAATCCGGCCGCACCGTCTGTCGGTCGCGACCATGAATTGCCAGACCCTGGTGCTGGTCCGGATTCGCTGCTCGGACGGTGTAAGCGGCGTGGGCGAGGGCACGACCATCGGCGGTCTCGCGTATGGCGAAGAGAGTCCCGAGAGCATCAAGGTCAATATCGATACGTACTTTGCGCCCTTGCTCAAAGGGTTGGATGCAACGCGGCCGGGTGCGGCCATGGCGAAGTTGCGCAAGCTGTTCCAGGGCAACCGGTTTGCGAAATGCGCGGTGGAAACAGCGCTCTTCGATGCCCAGGCTCAACGGATCGGTGTGCCGCTGTCGGAGTTGTGCGGCGGCCGCGTGACGGACTCGGTTGAAGTGGCATGGACGCTTGCGAGCGGCGACACGCGGCGTGACATCGATGAAGCCGAGCAGATGCTGGACTTGCGGCGGCATCGCGTATTCAAGCTGAAGATTGGTTCGGGAGCGGTGGCCGACGATGTAGCGCATGTCGTGGCGATCAAGAAAGCGCTCGGTGAGCGTGGCGAGGTTCGTGTGGATGTGAACCAGGCGTGGGGCGAGTCGGACGCCATCTGGGCGTTGCCGCGCTTTGCCGATGCCGGCGTCAGTCTGGTCGAGCAACCGATAGCCGCCACGAACCACGCGGGCCTCAAGCGCCTCACCGACCTGGCCCGCGTGCCGATCATGGCTGATGAAGCACTGCATGGTCCCTCCGATGCGTTCGCTCTGGCGAGCAATCATTCCGCCGATGTCTTCGCCGTCAAGATTGCCCAGTCCGGTGGACTGCTAGGAGCGGCAAGCGTTGCATCGATCGCGCTTGCGGCCCACGTCGATTTGTATGGCGGCACGATGCTGGAAGGGGCGATCGGCACGATTGCATCGGCGCAATTGTTCAGCACGTTCAGTTCGTTGAAGTGGGGGACGGAGTTGTTCGGCCCGCTCTTGCTGACTGAGGAAATTCTCATCGAACCCCTGCGTTATGAAGAATTTTCGCTGCACTTGCCGCAGGGCCCGGGCCTGGGCGTCACGCTCGACTGGGAGCGTATCGAACGACTGCGACGATGA
- a CDS encoding MFS transporter gives MASVQPSTTAIETAAFHNKALTRIVVASVAGNAMEWYDFFVYGTAAALVFGQLFFPANADPLVGTLGAFAAFAIGFVARPLGGVVFGHIGDRYGRKASLVWTLLIMGIATFGIGLLPTYAQVGLWSPAALVALRLLQGVASGGEWGGGVLMISENAPPEKRGYYAAWSQLGVGGGFVLSSAAFLAVQALPHTQFITWGWRLPFLASILIFALGVYIRYNLPESREFEQAEHAGKTSHMPVLEAIKRYPKEILIVMGLRVAENGGAYIFLAFSLVYGKFAGIASSTMLTAVMLAMVVEMGAMLAWGRLSDKVGRKPVYMIGAVSLLVMAFPFFWLLNTHSAPLIFLALILGTAVCHGAMIGTLPALVGELFSTEVRYSGVALGHEVASIFAGGMSPLIAVALLSHYHAYWPVSLFLMLLGLVTVVTLRFAHETHAPS, from the coding sequence ATGGCATCCGTGCAACCATCTACCACCGCAATCGAGACCGCAGCGTTTCACAACAAGGCCCTCACCCGGATCGTCGTCGCGTCCGTCGCCGGCAATGCGATGGAGTGGTATGACTTCTTCGTCTATGGAACTGCTGCGGCCCTTGTATTCGGTCAGCTATTCTTTCCTGCCAATGCCGACCCGCTCGTCGGCACGCTAGGCGCGTTCGCCGCCTTCGCCATAGGCTTTGTCGCGAGACCCCTCGGCGGCGTCGTGTTCGGCCACATCGGCGACCGCTACGGGCGCAAGGCGTCGCTCGTCTGGACCTTGCTCATCATGGGCATTGCGACCTTCGGCATCGGTTTATTGCCGACCTATGCCCAGGTTGGACTCTGGTCGCCCGCTGCACTCGTCGCACTTCGGCTGTTGCAAGGGGTGGCATCCGGTGGTGAATGGGGTGGCGGCGTGCTGATGATCAGCGAGAACGCGCCCCCGGAAAAGCGTGGCTACTACGCTGCATGGAGTCAGTTGGGGGTGGGCGGCGGTTTCGTTCTGTCTTCCGCCGCATTCCTGGCTGTGCAGGCGCTGCCACACACACAGTTCATCACCTGGGGCTGGCGCCTGCCGTTCCTAGCGAGCATTCTGATCTTCGCGCTAGGCGTGTACATTCGCTACAACCTGCCGGAAAGTCGCGAGTTCGAACAAGCCGAGCATGCGGGCAAGACGTCCCATATGCCGGTGCTGGAAGCAATCAAAAGGTATCCTAAAGAAATACTGATCGTAATGGGCTTACGAGTGGCGGAAAACGGCGGTGCGTATATCTTTCTGGCGTTCTCCCTGGTCTACGGCAAGTTCGCTGGCATCGCCAGCTCAACCATGCTCACGGCCGTCATGCTAGCCATGGTCGTCGAAATGGGCGCGATGCTGGCATGGGGCAGACTCTCAGACAAGGTGGGGCGCAAGCCCGTCTATATGATCGGCGCCGTGTCGCTTCTTGTGATGGCGTTTCCGTTTTTCTGGCTGCTGAACACGCACTCCGCACCGCTGATCTTTCTTGCTTTGATACTAGGCACGGCAGTGTGCCATGGTGCGATGATCGGCACGCTACCCGCTCTCGTAGGCGAACTGTTCAGCACGGAAGTGCGATATTCCGGCGTGGCGCTCGGGCATGAGGTGGCCTCCATCTTTGCCGGTGGTATGTCTCCGTTGATTGCCGTTGCTTTGCTTTCACATTACCACGCGTATTGGCCCGTTTCGCTGTTCCTCATGCTGCTTGGCCTCGTTACTGTCGTCACGTTGCGGTTCGCGCACGAGACACACGCCCCATCGTAG
- a CDS encoding porin: protein MKKSLAALVGMSFFSAGAWAQSSVTIYGIIDDGLTWSTNQGGKSALQMQGSISQGNRWGLKGAEDLGGGTTAIFRLENGFNVNTGALSQGGREFGRLAYVGLSSDRYGTVTLGRQGEEVGDYIGALSANGTLPGGILFPHPGDLDNNGIDFHLNNAVKYVSPTIAGLTGIATYSFGGVPGAFAQDGAKSFALQYVNGNLQLVGAYTSIDHPATAVPEGVWTATNTVDGNYGLAASSYKVFGLGAAYAFGAAKISADWTHTQFGGLDPALGAKINGHVTFNIGEVVASYMITPALQLGAAYSYTEGNVSATGQEPRYHELDASADYFLSKSTDVYASATYMRAGGGAVADLAPVLEASSSANQVALRLGIRKKF from the coding sequence GTGAAGAAATCGCTAGCCGCTTTAGTTGGGATGTCGTTCTTTAGTGCTGGGGCTTGGGCTCAAAGCAGCGTGACAATCTACGGCATCATCGACGACGGGCTGACCTGGTCGACTAACCAGGGTGGCAAGAGCGCTCTTCAGATGCAAGGCAGCATCTCGCAAGGCAATCGCTGGGGACTTAAGGGGGCCGAGGATCTTGGAGGCGGCACGACGGCGATTTTCCGACTCGAAAACGGCTTCAACGTCAATACTGGCGCCCTCAGTCAAGGGGGCCGGGAGTTCGGCCGGCTGGCCTATGTTGGCTTGTCCAGCGATCGTTATGGCACGGTGACACTGGGGCGGCAGGGCGAAGAAGTGGGCGACTATATCGGCGCGCTATCGGCAAATGGCACCTTGCCAGGCGGCATTTTGTTTCCGCATCCTGGAGACCTGGATAATAACGGTATTGATTTTCACCTCAACAACGCCGTCAAGTACGTTTCCCCGACCATCGCGGGCCTGACGGGTATTGCTACCTATAGCTTTGGCGGGGTCCCGGGTGCTTTTGCGCAGGACGGCGCGAAATCGTTCGCGCTTCAATACGTGAACGGCAATCTGCAACTGGTGGGCGCGTACACTTCGATCGACCATCCTGCCACCGCCGTGCCGGAAGGGGTGTGGACAGCAACCAACACTGTCGACGGTAACTATGGTCTGGCCGCCAGCAGCTACAAGGTGTTTGGCTTGGGCGCCGCGTATGCTTTCGGCGCGGCCAAGATTAGCGCTGACTGGACTCACACGCAGTTCGGCGGTCTCGATCCCGCATTAGGGGCGAAGATTAACGGACATGTGACGTTCAATATCGGCGAGGTCGTAGCGAGTTACATGATTACGCCAGCACTGCAACTGGGCGCTGCGTACAGTTATACCGAAGGGAATGTCTCGGCAACCGGACAGGAGCCGCGTTACCACGAACTCGATGCGAGCGCGGACTACTTCCTGTCCAAGAGCACCGACGTGTACGCATCCGCAACCTATATGCGTGCCGGCGGCGGTGCTGTCGCTGATCTCGCTCCGGTGCTGGAAGCGTCGAGTTCGGCGAATCAGGTCGCGCTGCGCCTCGGCATACGCAAAAAATTCTAG
- the catA gene encoding catechol 1,2-dioxygenase gives MNHQAIDALLKTINDSATSEGNARTKAIVNRVVRDLFYTIEDLDVQPDEFWTALNYLGEAGKSGELGLLAAGLGFEHFLDLRMDEAEAKAGIEGGTPRTIEGPLYVAGAPESVGHARLDDGTDPGETLVMRGRVIGEDGAPLKDAMVEVWHANHLGNYSYFDASQPAFNLRRTIRTDSAGNYSFTSVVPVGYSVPPAGKTQQLLDQLGRHGHRPAHIHFFVSAPGYRKLTTQINIDGDPYLWDDFAFATRDGLVPELKKAEGTEGKPYGVEGQFVLIDFDFTLFKQRDDVKSTEVERARAGA, from the coding sequence ATGAACCACCAAGCAATCGACGCACTGCTCAAGACCATTAACGACAGCGCCACCAGTGAGGGGAACGCACGCACTAAGGCGATTGTTAATCGCGTTGTGCGAGACTTGTTTTATACGATCGAAGATCTCGATGTACAGCCCGATGAGTTCTGGACCGCGCTCAACTACCTCGGCGAAGCGGGCAAGAGCGGAGAGCTTGGACTGCTTGCTGCGGGCTTGGGCTTCGAACATTTCCTTGACTTGCGGATGGATGAGGCGGAAGCGAAGGCGGGAATTGAAGGCGGTACGCCGCGCACGATCGAAGGGCCGTTATATGTGGCCGGCGCGCCGGAGTCGGTCGGGCATGCGCGTCTGGATGACGGCACGGATCCGGGCGAAACGCTCGTAATGCGCGGTCGCGTAATTGGCGAAGACGGCGCGCCGCTGAAGGATGCGATGGTTGAGGTATGGCACGCCAACCATCTGGGTAACTACTCATACTTCGACGCGTCGCAGCCGGCGTTCAATCTGCGTCGAACCATTCGTACCGACAGCGCGGGCAACTACAGCTTTACGAGCGTCGTACCGGTGGGCTACAGCGTGCCGCCTGCAGGGAAGACCCAGCAATTACTCGATCAGTTGGGGCGTCATGGTCATCGTCCGGCGCATATTCACTTCTTTGTCTCGGCGCCGGGTTATCGCAAGCTGACGACGCAGATCAACATTGATGGCGATCCGTATCTGTGGGACGACTTCGCGTTTGCTACGCGTGATGGCCTTGTACCCGAGCTTAAAAAGGCGGAAGGGACGGAAGGCAAGCCATATGGAGTCGAGGGTCAGTTCGTGCTGATCGATTTCGACTTCACACTCTTCAAGCAACGCGATGATGTTAAGAGCACGGAGGTTGAACGCGCGCGTGCGGGAGCCTGA
- a CDS encoding anti-sigma factor produces MKSDDILLMAYVDGELPPHQREEVERELRTSPDVAERVALLQASRLPYRDAFAAQKLPPVPRSLSAKIEAMARAAQTKTAQSVAGPNAGPDISVNDPVVSRAPGSPSSSRIRSRLRVAPAWLGVAFLAGAFACGLVLRLGPGLGPASNASASLASVGMGLSVSPWVMAAASYQQLYSRETLANVDPDTTLSIKTVKQIRQDDGLALRIPDLSASGLTFKRVQRLRFNNKPLVQIVYLPEKGAPIALCVMKEVKPDAAVADQRVASMTVVTWRQAELGYALIGQPEGVDLTALGKQISAGGTASLFSRETSLPVAAALASVNMVPSVE; encoded by the coding sequence ATGAAATCCGACGATATCCTGCTAATGGCGTACGTGGACGGCGAACTACCGCCGCACCAACGCGAGGAAGTCGAGCGCGAACTACGCACGTCTCCCGACGTGGCGGAGCGCGTCGCACTGTTGCAGGCATCGCGGCTGCCGTACCGCGATGCGTTCGCCGCGCAAAAGCTGCCGCCGGTGCCGCGGAGTCTTAGCGCGAAGATCGAAGCGATGGCGCGTGCTGCGCAGACAAAAACCGCACAGTCCGTCGCCGGTCCCAATGCCGGCCCAGACATCAGCGTCAACGACCCCGTCGTTTCCCGTGCTCCGGGCAGTCCGTCTTCTTCGCGTATCCGCTCGCGGCTACGGGTTGCGCCAGCATGGCTAGGCGTCGCCTTCCTGGCCGGCGCGTTCGCCTGCGGATTGGTGCTTCGGCTAGGCCCTGGCCTGGGTCCGGCATCGAATGCCAGCGCTTCGCTGGCGTCGGTCGGCATGGGCTTATCCGTTTCGCCCTGGGTGATGGCCGCGGCCAGTTATCAGCAACTGTATTCCCGCGAGACACTAGCGAACGTCGATCCCGACACTACCCTGTCGATCAAGACCGTCAAGCAGATTCGCCAGGACGATGGCCTCGCGCTGCGCATTCCCGACCTGAGCGCGTCCGGACTTACGTTCAAGCGCGTGCAGCGCTTGCGGTTCAACAACAAACCGCTCGTGCAAATTGTCTACCTGCCGGAGAAAGGCGCGCCCATTGCGCTGTGCGTGATGAAGGAGGTCAAGCCCGATGCGGCGGTCGCCGACCAGCGTGTCGCCTCCATGACCGTTGTCACATGGCGGCAGGCCGAACTTGGCTATGCGCTGATCGGTCAGCCAGAAGGTGTCGACCTGACGGCGCTTGGCAAGCAGATATCGGCCGGCGGAACCGCTTCGCTGTTCAGCCGTGAAACCTCGTTGCCAGTAGCTGCCGCGTTGGCGTCGGTGAACATGGTCCCAAGCGTGGAATAA